In Phragmites australis chromosome 24, lpPhrAust1.1, whole genome shotgun sequence, the following are encoded in one genomic region:
- the LOC133907967 gene encoding WEB family protein At3g02930, chloroplastic-like produces MLASKPKPAAKLSEASNHKEASNRRATSAPRVGRPVKPAAGGAGPSNTSPLHRACIPLDKSIDLPTKPLPGAGERRSFKAAAARTSSEKQPRTAKTSELQAQLDLVQEDLKNARGHLASIEQDKAQAFEDLALAKMLADDAHGKLEESLVAQRRAEEALELEKFKSTEREQSSIEMAHKMEEEWRRKYDNVKKRHAEDVASLIAVARELESVKDELAATVQAKNSALSHADEVQKIANDNAKKVEILMAELARLKSHHGTELEIKAKEATEIIKKLEREASELRAELHKAKAFAEKLVKAEELVEGLKVDIAYAKRAEVDANQSAQEWKKKAESLETRLEEVSLLNKCNEESLASLTNSFEDCTSMLQDKQSQVLHLKEKVASLEKEASGYKDGFLETSMQLDKASKEASELEETIDRLKSEHQLLHEAHQQIVVTEKTASAQVSHLTEDKKKLLQELDNTREERDNVKKAVGDLAAALREVSSEAREAKERVLAKQAELDNAQLQISELKEAMKNAEDRHQLMLDESNYETACLRKTVEKMGSEVKASKDGWISKEAGFVDMLKRSDDGMSSINTEMNRLTESQRIAEKEVQELKADKTQLLNKLQEFEFKAINTSSRAEEAMAESSQLKDRLSFKEKEVLSLNHEVTDLRLREQAALEKANELSKLFAEVTARKAEEEEAAKNTEKSKSLVTKLEMDKVLESLKAAECEAKAAKDDKVQLHNKLRLLESKITEANLISEEAKITSLRLKEMLEDKDNELASIAQENNDMRAREAAAQAKIDELATQLAEATARKGGGLNGVVAARSPEKQPSVLLKLMCSPMHNVRDDEPCKNSDQSIQMEDIKHVEVEIVKQVKHEKESVSAVDANSLENSKIIEDDLAKERDDDSESSDDDIESPGDDGLVDQMNGLLIHGPTSSFNQEEHIHKKKKALLKKFGSLLKKKAHFTKLSNHS; encoded by the exons ATGCTGGCTTCCAAGCCCAA GCCTGCTGCTAAACTCTCTGAAGCTTCCAACCACAAAGAAGCATCCAACCGCAGGGCTACGTCGGCACCTCGAGTTGGCAGGCCAGTAAAACCTGCAGCAGGAGGAGCAGGACCGAGCAACACTTCCCCACTGCACCGTGCCTGCATCCCGCTCGACAAGTCCATCGACCTGCCAACAAAGCCATTGCCAGGAGCAGGAGAACGCCGGTCCTTCAAGGCCGCTGCAGCCCGAACCTCGAGTGAG AAACAGCCAAGGACTGCAAAGACATCGGAACTGCAGGCGCAGCTGGATCTTGTGCAGGAGGACCTAAAGAATGCGAGGGGGCACCTGGCCTCCATTGAGCAGGACAAAGCCCAGGCCTTCGAGGACCTGGCGCTCGCCAAGATGCTCGCCGATGACGCCCACGGGAAGCTCGAGGAGTCGCTCGTCGCGCAACGGCGGGCCGAGGAGGCGCTGGAGCTCGAGAAGTTCAAGTCCACCGAGCGCGAGCAGTCCAGCATCGAGATGGCGCACAAGATGGAAGAGGAGTGGAGGAGGAAGTACGACAACGTCAAGAAACGGCACGCCGAGGACGTTGCCTCTCTCATCGCGGTGGCCAGGGAGCTTGAAAGCGTTAAGGATGAACTGGCAGCGACGGTGCAAGCCAAGAACTCAGCTCTCAGTCATGCTGATGAGGTGCAGAAGATTGCGAACGACAACGCGAAGAAGGTGGAGATCCTGATGGCTGAACTGGCCAGGCTGAAGTCTCATCATGGCACTGAACTGGAGATCAAAGCGAAAGAAGCCACAGAAATCATCAAGAAGCTGGAGCGCGAAGCCTCTGAGTTAAGAGCTGAGCTCCACAAGGCAAAGGCGTTCGCGGAGAAGCTTGTCAAAGCAGAAGAACTGGTAGAGGGGCTCAAAGTTGACATCGCATACGCCAAGAGGGCGGAAGTGGATGCCAACCAGTCGGCACAAGAGTGGAAGAAGAAGGCGGAGTCGCTGGAAACTCGCCTTGAAGAAGTCTCACTGTTGAACAAATGCAACGAGGAGTCACTCGCGTCCTTGACAAACAGCTTTGAGGATTGCACGTCCATGCTCCAAGATAAACAATCACAAGTCCTCCATCTCAAAGAGAAGGTTGCATCCTTGGAGAAGGAAGCAAGTGGATACAAGGACGGTTTCCTTGAGACGAGCATGCAGCTCGACAAAGCAAGCAAGGAAGCATCTGAACTAGAGGAGACCATTGATAGGTTGAAGTCTGAACATCAGCTGCTGCATGAGGCACATCAACAGATTGTTGTAACCGAGAAGACAGCGAGTGCGCAGGTTTCCCATCTCACTGAAGACAAGAAAAAACTGCTCCAAGAGCTCGATAACACCAGAGAAGAGAGGGATAACGTCAAGAAGGCTGTCGGAGATTTAGCGGCTGCGCTACGTGAAGTATCATCAGAGGCAAGAGAGGCCAAGGAAAGAGTCCTTGCAAAACAGGCAGAGCTAGACAATGCACAGCTTCAGATATCAGAACTGAAGGAGGCAATGAAGAATGCAGAGGACAGGCACCAGTTAATGCTAGATGAGTCAAACTATGAGACTGCCTGCCTCAGGAAAACAGTTGAGAAAATGGGTTCAGAGGTCAAGGCATCAAAGGATGGATGGATATCCAAAGAGGCCGGGTTTGTCGATATGCTCAAGAGATCGGATGATGGAATGAGCTCTATCAATACAGAGATGAACAGGCTGACAGAGTCGCAGAGAATTGCAGAGAAGGAAGTGCAGGAGCTCAAGGCAGACAAAACCCAGTTGCTTAATAAGCTgcaagaatttgaatttaaggCGATAAATACTAGCTCGAGAGCTGAAGAAGCAATGGCAGAAAGCTCGCAACTCAAAGACCGGCTGTCCTTTAAGGAGAAGGAGGTGCTTTCTCTGAATCATGAAGTCACCGACCTGCGACTTAGAGAGCAAGCCGCATTAGAAAAAGCTAATGAGCTCTCAAAGTTGTTTGCAGAGGTGACAGCGAGAAAAgcagaagaggaagaggcagcAAAAAACACCGAGAAGTCCAAGTCCCTGGTCACCAAGCTGGAAATGGACAAGGTGCTAGAATCGTTGAAAGCCGCAGAGTGTGAAGCCAAGGCTGCAAAGGACGACAAGGTGCAACTGCACAACAAGCTGAGGCTACTCGAGTCCAAGATCACCGAGGCCAACCTGATTTCAGAAGAGGCAAAGATCACCAGCCTGAGGCTGAAGGAGATGCTGGAAGACAAGGACAACGAGCTCGCGAGCATTGCACAGGAGAACAACGATATGCGGGCAAGAGAAGCGGCTGCTCAAGCAAAGATCGATGAACTCGCCACGCAGCTTGCAGAGGCCACAGCCAGGAAAGGAGGAGGGTTGAATGGAGTCGTTGCAGCCAGGAGCCCAGAGAAGCAGCCCAGTGTGCTTCTGAAGCTGATGTGCTCGCCCATGCATAATGTTCGAGATGATGAACCTTGCAAGAACAGTGATCAGAGCATCCAAATGGAGGACATTAAGCATGTCGAAGTGGAGATAGTCAAGCAGGTGAAGCATGAAAAGGAGAGTGTATCAGCAGTGGACGCCAACTCTTTGGAGAACAGCAAGATCATAGAGGATGACCTGGCAAAGGAGAGGGACGATGATTCCGAGTCAAGTGACGACGACATTGAGTCACCGGGGGACGATGGACTTGTAGATCAAATGAATGGACTGCTGATCCATGGTCCGACATCATCATTCAACCAGGAGGAGCACATccataagaagaagaaggcttTGCTGAAGAAATTTGGGAGCCTACTGAAGAAGAAAGCTCACTTCACCAAGCTGAGCAATCATTCCTAG
- the LOC133907510 gene encoding WEB family protein At3g02930, chloroplastic-like produces the protein MLPSRSRSGPYESPISKSRPSTPSSNHRPSTTSSNHRPSTPSSNHRPSTPGGSRRSSVGAPSTPRSRTNGGPFKSEPNSPPSAAQNARPRLSFDRSPRSADSRPVVERRVPKIGTPPDKQPRREVELQARLESVQEDLKKAKDQLAFIVGERDRLVGELNEAKRVTDETHEKLQDALMAKRWAEEATEIEKFRADELEQAGIDEAQRREEEWQREIECVRGQHAADLETLVNTTEELERLRRDLSMASEAKKAALGHADDAMKIAEVNAEKVEILSNEVVRLKGLLDSSAASEESKNRETEVLVKNLESEVSSLKGKLEEAKIIEGRLAEAEKLIEELKSEIADAQKAETDIRQQLEEWKEKAGSLEMKLEEVTLSEKFKSDSLASTTEELDKIQSILQDRESEIEVLKGKTTALEIEVARLLTDLNDTNEHLDASQQEVFGLQTTIDVLRNKLEAAEQAASEALNNEKTANTKIEGLTDEKAKLIRELNDARDREEKEKRAVEDLTAALNEASCEAQEAHKRFQEKEDDYEHALAQIGDLKMALKSTKESYEVMFDEASQDIACLRKTVEKLEAEVSKYREECESKELDIITASKQSEQEIQALKVEADQVVASLRGAEHELQVVNEEKERLQEKLLYMKSAVAEANEAVQEAKTEKERLQEKLMYTESVVAEANMAAQEAKTELERLQEKLTYTESAVAEADKAVQEAKAESLQLKERLLDKENALQSITQENDEFRMREADAMKKIDELSALLAEAMTKKHPEEEEKLVVVDEAHNSVREEDAPSVAENEDTEGGYGKKLKLDINAVDGDSNGDMHHEEKDGAGVGKESVKTEFTLQESTKVVEKRTATDKKQETESSNDELDSKEEDSGTENANGTTVSDDMSKVAMSLTKPQQQQKKNKPLLKKFGSLLKKKNSK, from the exons ATGCTGCCCTCAAGATCAAG ATCTGGGCCATATGAGTCCCCCATCAGCAAGAGCAGGCCGAGCACGCCCTCCTCCAACCACCGCCCGTCCACAACCTCCTCCAACCACCGCCCCTCGACGCCTTCCTCCAACCACCGGCCATCCACCCCAGGCGGCTCCAGGAGGAGCAGCGTCGGCGCGCCATCCACGCCGCGCTCGCGCACCAACGGCGGCCCGTTCAAGTCCGAGCCAAACTCGCCGCCGTCTGCCGCCCAGAATGCACGGCCGCGGCTCTCGTTCGACCGGTCCCCGAGATCCGCGGACTCCAGGCCCGTCGTTGAGCGCAGGGTGCCCAAGATCGGCACGCCTCCCGAT AAGCAGCCGCGGAGGGAGGTCGAATTGCAGGCGCGACTTGAGTCCGTCCAGGAGGACCTGAAGAAGGCCAAGGATCAACTGGCCTTCATTGTGGGTGAGAGGGACCGTCTTGTCGGGGAGCTTAACGAAGCCAAGAGAGTGACTGATGAGACACATGAgaagctccaggatgcgctcatGGCCAAGAGGTGGGCTGAGGAGGCCACCGAGATTGAGAAGTTCCGGGCGGATGAGCTCGAGCAGGCAGGCATCGATGAGGCGCAGAGGCGTGAGGAGGAGTGGCAGAGGGAGATTGAGTGTGTGCGTGGGCAGCACGCGGCGGACTTGGAGACGTTGGTCAACACAACGGAGGAGCTGGAGAGGCTCAGACGTGATCTTTCAATGGCGAGCGAGGCCAAGAAGGCGGCGCTTGGCCACGCTGACGATGCAATGAAGATCGCTGAGGTCAATGCGGAGAAGGTGGAGATTCTCTCAAACGAAGTTGTGCGTTTGAAAGGATTGCTTGATTCGAGTGCAGCAAGCGAGGAGAGTAAAAACCGTGAAACTGAGGTTCTTGTCAAGAATCTGGAGTCTGAAGTTTCATCTCTGAAAGGCAAACTTGAGGAGGCAAAAATCATTGAGGGGAGGTTGGCTGAGGCGGAAAAATTGATTGAGGAGCTTAAGTCAGAGATAGCTGATGCACAGAAGGCTGAGACAGACATCCGTCAGCAGTTGGAAGAATGGAAAGAGAAGGCAGGATCACTTGAAATGAAATTGGAGGAAGTTACTTTATCTGAGAAGTTCAAAAGTGACTCTCTTGCATCTACAACTGAAGAGTTGGACAAGATCCAGTCTATTTTGCAGGATAGAGAATCAGAGATTGAAGTTCTCAAGGGAAAGACAACTGCCTTGGAGATTGAGGTGGCAAGACTTCTAACAGATTTAAATGATACCAATGAGCACTTGGATGCGTCACAGCAAGAGGTGTTTGGACTGCAGACAACAATAGATGTTCTGAGGAACAAGCTTGAGGCTGCGGAACAAGCTGCTTCAGAGGCTTTGAACAATGAGAAGACTGCGAACACGAAGATTGAAGGTCTGACCGATGAGAAAGCCAAGCTAATTAGGGAGCTGAATGATGCTAGAGatagagaagagaaagagaagagggcAGTGGAGGATCTTACTGCTGCATTGAATGAGGCATCTTGCGAAGCACAGGAAGCACACAAGAGGTTTCAGGAGAAAGAAGATGATTACGAGCATGCTCTTGCGCAGATTGGTGATCTGAAGATGGCTTTAAAGAGTACCAAAGAGAGTTATGAAGTAATGTTTGATGAAGCGAGCCAGGACATCGCTTGCCTAAGGAAAACCGTTGAGAAACTGGAGGCTGAGGTGAGCAAGTACAGAGAAGAATGTGAATCTAAGGAGCTTGACATTATCACGGCAAGCAAGCAGTCTGAGCAAGAAATTCAAGCTCTTAAAGTAGAAGCAGACCAGGTAGTTGCGTCACTGCGAGGCGCAGAGCACGAGCTTCAAGTTGTCAACGAGGAGAAAGAGAGGCTTCAAGAGAAACTGTTGTACATGAAATCAGCGGTTGCTGAAGCCAACGAGGCTGTACAGGAGGCAAAGACCGAGAAGGAGAGGCTTCAAGAGAAACTGATGTACACAGAGTCAGTGGTTGCTGAAGCCAACATGGCTGCGCAAGAGGCTAAAACCGAGCTAGAGAGGCTTCAAGAGAAACTGACGTACACGGAATCTGCGGTTGCTGAAGCCGACAAGGCTGTCCAAGAGGCGAAGGCTGAGAGTTTGCAACTGAAGGAGAGGTTACTTGACAAAGAGAATGCATTGCAGAGCATAACCCAAGAGAATGATGAATTCAGGATGCGAGAAGCTGACGCCATGAAGAAAATAGATGAATTGTCCGCTTTGCTTGCTGAAGCCATGACAAAGAAGCATcctgaagaggaagagaaactAGTGGTCGTTGATGAGGCGCACAATTCTGTGCGCGAAGAAGATGCCCCTTCAGTTGCCGAAAATGAAGACACGGAAGGAGGTTACGGTAAAAAACTGAAGCTGGACATCAATGCTGTCGATGGGGACTCTAATGGGGACATGCATCATGAAGAGAAAGATGGCGCTGGGGTTGGGAAAGAGTCAGTGAAAACTGAGTTCACCTTACAGGAGAGCACGAAAGTTGTCGAGAAGAGAACAGCGACAGACAAAAAACAAGAAACTGAATCATCCAATGATGAATTAGACTCCAAGGAGGAGGATAGCGGCACTGAGAATGCAAATGGGACGACAGTATCAGACGATATGAGTAAAGTGGCAATGTCTCTGACAAAACCGCAGCAGCAACAGAAAAAGAATAAGCCTCTGCTAAAGAAGTTTGGGAGCttactgaaaaagaaaaacagcaagTAG